A DNA window from Streptococcus mutans contains the following coding sequences:
- a CDS encoding cation-translocating P-type ATPase, which translates to MSSTEQETMQGIEKLVSDDVYEAAQTSSNGLEASQVQKRQELYGLNRLNEVKGEPVWLKFIKNFTSMMALLLWAGGAVAFFSGTIELGIAIWLVNVINGLFSFFQEYRASQATEALKKMLPSYARVIRDGKESKILAEELVPGDVMLIEEGDAISADGRIIFSTDLQVNQSALTGESNPVRKNNYPVLDSDTENLEFKNMVFAGTSVSNGSAKVVVTKIAMATEFGKIADLTQSMEDEKSPLQKELDLLTKQISLIAVTIGIFFLLASVFFVKQPLAQAFIFSLGMIVAFIPEGLLPTVTLSLAMAVQRMAKEHALVKKLSSVETLGATSVICSDKTGTLTQNEMTVNHVWTLNHEYEVTGQGYASDGHLERNNQEVTVANEEGLEFLLRAAALCSNARVLAPSDENPRYTVLGDPTEACLNVVAEKAGIDLTENETWAQRVRELPFDSSRKRMTTVHRLKQPVNGSSFISITKGAPKETSELCNKVYENGQLRDLTDTDREAILAANDDYARQGLRVLAVAYRNLEEVADLPKALSDYSPEVIEEDMVFQGLVVMADPPREEVAAAVELCRKASIRIVMVTGDYGLTAVSIAKRIGIVQGENPRVVTGLELKDMSDDDLKQALSDEVVFARVAPEQKYRVVTNLQALGHVVAVTGDGVNDAPALKKADIGVAMGITGTDVAKESADMILTDDNFASIVRAVEEGRAVYTNIRKFLTYIFNSNTSEAVPSAAFLFSKGGIPLPLTVMQILAIDLGTDMIPALGLGVEEAEDGIMERPPRRPTDRLLNKGLLIKAFIWYGLLEAAIAMGAFFFTYAIGGGLSGHLASSGQLYQQATTMTLGAIIFCQLGMVMNTRTEKASIFKVKLFSNKVINFGMMFEIFLFCLLAYLPFLHGLFNTAAIGVWHWVYLILCPIPVLFIEEARKAYMRRKH; encoded by the coding sequence ATGAGTAGCACAGAACAAGAAACGATGCAGGGAATAGAAAAACTTGTATCTGATGATGTTTATGAAGCTGCACAAACCAGTTCAAATGGACTTGAGGCTTCTCAAGTTCAAAAGCGGCAAGAGTTATATGGTCTCAATCGGTTGAATGAAGTCAAGGGAGAGCCTGTTTGGCTGAAATTTATTAAAAATTTTACCAGTATGATGGCACTCTTGCTCTGGGCAGGCGGTGCAGTTGCCTTCTTTAGCGGGACAATTGAATTGGGGATTGCCATTTGGCTTGTTAATGTTATTAATGGTCTTTTCTCATTTTTCCAAGAGTATCGGGCCAGTCAGGCTACTGAAGCCTTGAAAAAGATGCTCCCTTCATACGCCAGAGTCATCCGTGATGGTAAGGAGAGTAAGATTTTAGCAGAAGAACTGGTTCCCGGAGATGTCATGCTGATTGAGGAAGGAGATGCCATTTCGGCAGATGGGCGTATTATCTTTTCTACTGATTTGCAGGTCAATCAGTCTGCTTTGACGGGTGAGTCCAATCCTGTTCGGAAAAATAATTATCCTGTTCTTGATTCAGACACGGAAAATTTGGAATTTAAAAATATGGTTTTTGCCGGAACTAGTGTATCAAATGGCAGTGCCAAAGTTGTGGTAACGAAAATCGCAATGGCAACCGAATTTGGTAAAATTGCTGATTTGACCCAATCAATGGAAGATGAAAAAAGTCCGCTGCAAAAGGAATTGGACTTATTAACTAAGCAGATTTCTTTGATTGCGGTAACTATTGGTATCTTTTTCTTGCTGGCTTCTGTTTTCTTTGTTAAACAACCTTTAGCCCAAGCCTTTATCTTTTCTCTGGGAATGATTGTCGCTTTTATCCCAGAAGGACTTTTGCCAACAGTTACTTTGTCCCTTGCCATGGCCGTTCAGAGAATGGCCAAGGAGCATGCCTTGGTTAAGAAATTATCTTCAGTAGAAACCTTGGGTGCGACCTCAGTCATTTGTTCTGATAAGACGGGAACCTTGACCCAAAATGAAATGACAGTCAACCATGTTTGGACTTTAAATCATGAATACGAAGTGACAGGTCAAGGTTATGCTTCTGATGGACATTTAGAAAGAAATAATCAGGAAGTTACAGTTGCCAATGAAGAGGGTTTAGAGTTCTTGCTGAGAGCAGCAGCACTTTGTTCCAATGCACGTGTTCTAGCACCTAGTGATGAAAATCCTCGTTATACGGTTCTAGGAGATCCAACAGAAGCCTGCTTAAATGTTGTGGCTGAAAAAGCAGGGATTGACTTAACTGAAAATGAAACTTGGGCACAAAGAGTGAGAGAATTACCGTTTGATTCCAGCCGTAAGCGAATGACGACTGTGCATCGACTAAAACAACCTGTAAATGGTTCGTCCTTCATTTCAATTACTAAAGGAGCTCCTAAAGAGACCTCTGAGCTTTGTAACAAGGTTTATGAGAATGGTCAGCTGAGAGATTTGACTGATACAGATCGGGAAGCTATTTTAGCGGCTAATGATGATTATGCGCGTCAAGGTTTGCGTGTTTTAGCAGTTGCCTATCGTAATCTAGAAGAAGTAGCTGACCTTCCCAAAGCCTTGTCTGACTATAGTCCAGAAGTCATTGAAGAGGATATGGTTTTTCAAGGTTTAGTGGTTATGGCAGATCCTCCGCGTGAAGAAGTGGCAGCGGCTGTTGAGTTATGCCGTAAGGCAAGCATTCGTATTGTCATGGTTACAGGAGATTATGGTTTAACAGCTGTCAGCATTGCCAAACGGATTGGTATTGTCCAAGGGGAAAATCCTCGTGTGGTTACTGGCCTAGAATTAAAAGATATGTCAGATGATGACTTGAAACAGGCCTTATCAGATGAAGTTGTCTTTGCCCGTGTAGCGCCCGAACAAAAATATCGTGTTGTTACCAATCTGCAAGCTTTGGGACATGTTGTTGCTGTAACAGGTGATGGTGTCAATGATGCCCCAGCCTTGAAAAAAGCTGATATTGGAGTGGCAATGGGGATTACAGGGACAGATGTTGCTAAGGAATCTGCGGATATGATTTTGACAGATGACAATTTTGCTTCTATTGTACGCGCTGTTGAAGAGGGGCGTGCTGTCTATACCAACATTCGGAAATTCCTGACTTATATCTTTAATAGTAATACCTCGGAGGCCGTGCCTTCTGCAGCTTTTCTTTTTTCAAAAGGAGGTATTCCTTTACCTTTAACCGTTATGCAGATTTTAGCGATTGACCTAGGAACGGATATGATTCCTGCCCTTGGTTTAGGCGTCGAAGAAGCTGAAGATGGGATTATGGAACGTCCCCCTCGGCGTCCAACAGACCGTCTGCTCAACAAAGGTTTATTGATAAAGGCCTTTATTTGGTATGGCCTTTTAGAAGCAGCTATTGCTATGGGAGCTTTCTTCTTTACTTATGCTATTGGCGGCGGTTTAAGTGGGCATTTGGCGTCATCAGGTCAGCTCTACCAGCAGGCAACAACAATGACTCTTGGTGCTATTATCTTTTGCCAGTTGGGAATGGTGATGAATACACGTACTGAAAAGGCCTCTATCTTTAAAGTGAAACTCTTTTCAAATAAGGTCATTAATTTTGGTATGATGTTTGAAATTTTCTTATTCTGTCTTTTAGCTTACCTACCATTTTTACATGGTCTCTTCAACACGGCGGCAATAGGTGTGTGGCATTGGGTCTATTTGATTCTCTGTCCAATTCCAGTTTTGTTTATTGAGGAAGCTCGTAAGGCTTATATGAGAAGAAAACACTAA
- a CDS encoding potassium channel family protein — protein MKIIIVGCGRLGSGLANQLSQEENDVTVITIDEDYLEALDDHFTGQSLVGVGFDREILVKAGIEHADSLISCTDSDDTNALVARIAKKIYKVPKVIARLYDSSKVDLYNALGIQVIATTQWGIERTKNLLTFKHFDSVLSLGNGHSTVEIVRFNIPPLLDKKKIEEVLPIHEVRVIALSRKNETFIPNRETLLHSRDVIHLAASSDTANQLRERFIF, from the coding sequence ATGAAAATTATTATTGTCGGATGTGGTCGTTTAGGTTCTGGTTTGGCTAATCAATTAAGTCAAGAAGAAAATGATGTTACGGTTATTACGATTGATGAAGACTATTTGGAAGCTTTAGATGATCATTTTACAGGTCAATCTTTGGTAGGAGTTGGCTTTGATAGAGAAATTTTAGTGAAAGCAGGTATTGAGCATGCAGATAGTTTAATTTCCTGTACAGATAGTGATGATACGAATGCTTTGGTGGCCCGTATTGCTAAAAAAATCTACAAAGTTCCTAAGGTCATTGCCAGATTATATGATTCCAGTAAAGTTGATTTATACAATGCGCTAGGCATTCAAGTTATTGCAACAACACAATGGGGTATTGAACGAACCAAGAACCTGCTGACCTTTAAGCATTTTGATTCTGTTTTGAGTCTGGGGAATGGACATTCTACTGTAGAGATTGTACGTTTTAATATTCCTCCTTTGTTGGATAAGAAGAAAATAGAAGAGGTTCTCCCTATCCATGAAGTGCGAGTCATAGCCTTAAGTCGAAAAAATGAGACGTTCATTCCTAATAGAGAAACACTACTGCACTCTCGAGATGTTATCCATTTAGCTGCATCTTCTGATACGGCTAATCAGTTGAGAGAACGCTTTATTTTCTGA
- a CDS encoding potassium channel family protein: protein MKIIIIGCGKVGAYVAKQLLDSHHQVTIIERDQKRFEQVLQIFSQAEVLHGDGTSPILLEKCSVETANAVAYLTGKDEINLVGSTVAKFNYAVDRVVARVNNPKNEWLFNADMGVDSRVSQASLLASVIINEVNIESTATLLKLNDDENAIVEFVLSKGASVHGKTVKTINFPSDVVLISVHRQGQNIIPKGETVLLEGDHILAYTNSQNQEKLAQLFR from the coding sequence ATGAAAATTATTATTATCGGTTGTGGCAAGGTTGGAGCTTATGTGGCTAAGCAATTATTGGATTCGCATCATCAAGTAACAATTATTGAGCGAGATCAAAAACGTTTTGAGCAAGTCCTTCAAATATTTTCCCAAGCTGAGGTCTTACATGGAGATGGGACCAGTCCTATTTTACTTGAAAAATGTTCTGTTGAAACAGCGAATGCCGTTGCTTATTTGACGGGAAAAGATGAAATCAATCTTGTAGGGTCAACCGTTGCTAAATTCAACTACGCAGTAGATCGAGTTGTTGCCCGTGTCAATAATCCTAAAAATGAATGGCTTTTTAATGCAGATATGGGGGTGGATAGTCGTGTTAGTCAGGCCAGCCTGCTAGCTAGTGTGATTATCAATGAAGTTAATATTGAAAGTACAGCAACACTACTTAAATTAAATGACGATGAAAATGCGATTGTTGAATTTGTTTTATCAAAAGGCGCTTCTGTTCATGGTAAGACTGTCAAAACAATTAATTTCCCAAGTGATGTTGTTTTGATATCTGTTCATCGTCAAGGACAAAATATTATTCCTAAAGGAGAGACTGTGTTATTGGAAGGGGATCACATTCTAGCTTATACTAACAGTCAAAATCAGGAAAAGCTGGCGCAGCTGTTCCGTTAG
- a CDS encoding EamA family transporter: protein MWALFAFLSALFAALTSILAKIGIEDVNSNLATAIRTLVVVFLAWGMVFLTKGQTGLADISKKSWTFLILSGLATGASWLCYYRALQLGKASEVVPIDKLSVVITLILAFLVLHEDFSIKSLIGCILIGGGTLMIVS, encoded by the coding sequence ATGTGGGCATTATTTGCATTTCTTTCCGCCTTATTTGCAGCATTAACCTCAATTCTTGCTAAAATTGGGATTGAGGACGTTAATTCAAACTTGGCAACTGCTATTCGAACTCTTGTAGTTGTCTTTTTGGCTTGGGGCATGGTCTTTTTAACAAAAGGTCAGACGGGTTTAGCTGACATTAGCAAGAAAAGCTGGACTTTTCTAATTCTTTCTGGTTTAGCAACAGGTGCCTCATGGCTGTGCTACTATCGAGCTCTTCAACTGGGTAAGGCATCAGAGGTTGTTCCTATTGACAAACTCAGCGTTGTGATTACCCTCATTCTTGCTTTTCTTGTTCTGCATGAAGACTTTAGCATAAAATCTTTGATTGGCTGTATACTGATTGGCGGCGGAACTTTGATGATAGTTAGTTAA
- a CDS encoding GNAT family N-acetyltransferase, producing MDIWTQLGRFSEFETQRLLMRSFAFKDHKDFYEIARDAQNLAFIFPCQANLAESDFLLVHYFMKNPLGIWALENKQDHKMIGAIRLDKLDIIAKRAEIGYFLHRHYWKQGLATEALENLVFLAFQELDLKDLEIIVHKENRASARVAEKAGFRLVRQFKGSDRYTHKMRDYLKYDLKAGDKSYE from the coding sequence ATGGATATATGGACACAGTTAGGACGCTTTTCGGAATTTGAAACACAGCGTCTTTTGATGCGCTCTTTTGCTTTTAAGGATCATAAAGATTTTTATGAAATAGCAAGAGATGCGCAGAATTTGGCATTTATTTTTCCTTGTCAGGCAAATTTGGCAGAAAGTGACTTTTTGTTGGTTCATTATTTTATGAAAAATCCCTTAGGAATTTGGGCTTTAGAAAACAAACAGGATCATAAAATGATTGGTGCTATTAGATTGGACAAGCTAGATATAATAGCTAAGAGGGCTGAAATAGGTTACTTTTTGCATCGTCATTATTGGAAACAGGGGCTGGCAACCGAAGCACTTGAAAATCTTGTCTTTCTGGCATTCCAAGAACTCGATCTGAAAGACTTAGAAATTATTGTCCATAAAGAAAACAGAGCAAGTGCCAGAGTGGCAGAAAAGGCGGGATTTAGATTGGTTAGGCAATTTAAGGGAAGCGATAGATACACCCATAAAATGCGTGATTATTTGAAATATGATTTAAAAGCAGGTGATAAAAGTTATGAGTAA
- the spxR gene encoding CBS-HotDog domain-containing transcription factor SpxR: protein MSKHQDILEYLENLTVGKRVSVRSISNHLKVSDGTAYRAIKEAENRGIVETRPRSGTIRVEKKVRVRLSKLTYKEIANISESEVVSGESGLGHEFSKFSIGAMTIDNVHRYLTNDGLLIVGDREDIQLLALENKNAILVTGGFSVSEKVLDTSNLLGIPVMVTNYDTFTVATIINQALSNVRIKTDIKTVDEVYQEKVYHGFLHDTDTVRDYNSLIKKTNHVRYPIINSHDMVVGVISMRDVAGKDPNMVLNQLMTRNPVVAKSNLSLANISQKMIFEGFDMLPVVKEDYSLLGVITRRQVMENLQNFQRTSSHTYSEQITANLQEERTGFQFVVEPAMIDSAGNLAHGVLTEFIKDITMRVLTQKHKKNIIIEQMMLYFLQAVQIDDLLKIHPKIITENRRSATLDFEIYHGSQVITKAVVTAKLN from the coding sequence ATGAGTAAGCATCAAGATATTCTGGAATATTTAGAAAATCTAACAGTTGGGAAACGTGTCAGTGTTAGAAGTATTTCCAATCATTTAAAGGTTAGTGATGGAACGGCCTATCGTGCGATTAAAGAAGCTGAGAATCGCGGTATTGTTGAAACAAGACCACGCAGCGGTACCATTCGTGTAGAGAAAAAGGTAAGAGTACGTCTCAGTAAATTAACTTATAAGGAAATTGCTAATATCAGTGAGTCTGAAGTCGTTTCGGGCGAATCAGGTCTCGGTCATGAATTCAGCAAGTTTTCTATTGGCGCCATGACAATTGATAATGTTCATCGTTATCTGACAAATGATGGTCTTTTAATTGTTGGCGATCGTGAAGACATTCAACTTTTGGCCTTGGAAAATAAAAATGCTATTTTGGTGACGGGAGGTTTCTCAGTTTCTGAAAAAGTCCTTGATACTTCTAATCTATTAGGTATTCCAGTGATGGTCACCAATTATGACACCTTTACGGTTGCAACCATCATCAATCAAGCCCTGTCCAATGTTCGTATTAAGACAGATATTAAGACCGTAGATGAAGTTTATCAGGAAAAAGTTTATCATGGTTTCTTGCATGATACAGATACTGTTAGGGATTATAACAGTTTAATCAAAAAAACCAACCATGTCCGCTATCCTATTATCAATAGCCATGACATGGTTGTGGGCGTTATCAGTATGCGTGATGTGGCAGGTAAGGACCCTAATATGGTTCTCAATCAATTAATGACGAGAAATCCTGTTGTTGCTAAGTCCAATCTTAGTTTAGCTAACATTAGTCAGAAGATGATTTTTGAAGGTTTTGACATGCTGCCAGTTGTCAAGGAAGATTATAGCCTTTTGGGGGTTATTACGCGCCGTCAGGTTATGGAAAATCTGCAAAACTTTCAAAGAACCAGTTCTCATACCTATAGTGAACAAATCACAGCCAATTTACAGGAAGAAAGAACCGGCTTTCAATTTGTTGTTGAACCTGCTATGATTGACTCTGCAGGGAATCTAGCTCATGGCGTTTTGACAGAATTTATAAAAGACATTACCATGCGTGTTTTGACACAGAAGCATAAAAAGAATATCATTATTGAGCAAATGATGTTATACTTTTTACAAGCTGTTCAAATTGATGACCTTTTGAAAATACATCCTAAAATTATTACAGAAAATCGACGGAGCGCGACTCTTGACTTTGAAATTTACCATGGCAGTCAAGTGATTACAAAGGCTGTTGTGACAGCAAAATTGAATTAA
- a CDS encoding methionyl aminopeptidase yields the protein MITLKSQREIEAMDEAGDFLASIHIGLRDLIKPGLDMWKIEEYVRRRCKEENYLPLQIGVDGQLMDYPYATCCGLNDEVAHAFPRHYILKDGDLLKVDMVLGGPIAKEDLDVSKLNFDNVAQVKKYTDSFRGGVADSCWAYAVGNVSQEVKNLMAVTKECLYRGIEKAVVGNRIGDIGAAIQEYAEANGYGVVRDLVGHGVGPTMHEEPNVPHYGRAGRGLRLKEGMVLTIEPMINTGTWEIDTDMNTGWAHKTLDGGLSCQYEHQFVITKDGPRILTSQGQEGTY from the coding sequence ATGATTACGTTAAAATCACAGCGTGAAATTGAAGCGATGGATGAGGCAGGTGATTTTCTGGCTAGCATTCATATCGGTTTACGTGATTTGATTAAACCCGGACTTGATATGTGGAAAATTGAAGAATATGTTCGCAGACGTTGTAAGGAAGAGAACTATCTTCCCTTACAAATTGGTGTTGATGGGCAGCTTATGGATTACCCCTACGCAACTTGCTGCGGACTCAATGATGAAGTTGCACACGCCTTTCCACGTCATTATATCTTGAAAGATGGCGATCTTCTTAAGGTTGATATGGTACTTGGCGGTCCCATTGCTAAAGAAGACCTAGATGTCTCAAAATTGAATTTTGACAATGTGGCTCAAGTCAAAAAATATACAGATAGTTTTCGTGGCGGTGTGGCTGATTCCTGCTGGGCCTATGCCGTTGGCAATGTTTCTCAAGAAGTAAAGAATCTAATGGCAGTGACCAAAGAGTGTCTCTATCGTGGAATTGAAAAGGCAGTAGTTGGCAATCGTATTGGTGACATTGGAGCAGCTATTCAAGAATATGCTGAGGCCAACGGTTATGGTGTCGTCCGTGATTTAGTTGGTCATGGTGTTGGCCCAACCATGCATGAAGAACCCAATGTACCGCATTATGGTAGAGCAGGACGTGGTCTGCGTTTGAAAGAGGGTATGGTCTTAACTATTGAACCCATGATTAATACCGGCACTTGGGAAATTGATACTGATATGAACACCGGCTGGGCACACAAAACGCTTGATGGCGGATTATCCTGTCAGTATGAGCATCAATTTGTCATTACAAAAGACGGTCCCCGTATTCTAACGAGTCAGGGTCAAGAAGGGACTTATTAA
- a CDS encoding YihY/virulence factor BrkB family protein, with the protein MKKIIEKLQASQFVQNFLEYYKSSEMDLSSIAVAYYLILTIFPFLILLANLFPYLHIDTSELLSFMKNNLPEQLYENTSGIVRGIFNKPSTSLLWLAIVTGLWTMSKSLTFLQKSMNKSYGIQNHRDLILGHIVGIFSSLLVIFFLALAIMLSTFGKTVLTFLYHNSFLNQDLYDILMNLTQPVTAAIFFVALGVLYYILPNVRIKKIRYILPGTIFTSFLFFTMTSLFGTYINYATASMENLRVFGSVTLFVLMLWFIVFARILILGAVLNASYQKKYVKEFKPRRGNIITIIQSRHHTLNKDEKKGDD; encoded by the coding sequence GTGAAAAAGATTATCGAAAAATTACAGGCAAGCCAGTTTGTCCAGAATTTCTTAGAATATTATAAAAGTTCTGAAATGGATCTGTCCAGTATAGCAGTGGCTTACTATTTGATTTTGACCATCTTTCCTTTCTTGATTTTACTGGCTAATTTGTTTCCTTATCTTCATATTGATACTTCGGAACTTTTGTCTTTCATGAAAAATAATCTACCAGAACAACTTTATGAAAATACTTCTGGTATTGTCAGAGGGATTTTTAATAAGCCCTCTACCAGTCTCTTGTGGTTAGCCATTGTAACAGGGTTATGGACTATGTCAAAAAGTCTGACCTTTTTACAGAAATCCATGAATAAATCTTATGGTATCCAGAATCACCGTGATTTGATTTTAGGACATATTGTGGGTATTTTTTCTAGTTTGCTGGTTATTTTCTTTTTGGCTCTTGCTATTATGTTGTCCACCTTCGGTAAAACCGTATTAACCTTTCTTTATCATAATTCTTTTCTTAATCAAGATTTATATGATATTCTCATGAATTTGACTCAGCCCGTGACAGCAGCCATCTTTTTCGTTGCTTTAGGGGTTCTCTATTATATCTTGCCTAATGTCAGAATTAAAAAAATTCGCTACATTTTGCCGGGAACCATCTTTACCAGTTTTCTCTTTTTTACCATGACAAGTTTATTTGGTACTTATATTAACTATGCTACAGCTAGCATGGAAAATTTACGTGTTTTTGGTTCCGTTACTTTGTTTGTTTTGATGCTGTGGTTTATTGTCTTTGCTAGAATTCTGATTTTAGGGGCTGTTTTAAATGCCAGTTACCAAAAAAAATATGTCAAAGAATTCAAGCCTCGAAGAGGTAATATTATTACGATTATTCAATCCAGACATCATACTCTTAACAAAGATGAAAAAAAAGGAGACGATTAA
- a CDS encoding EXLDI protein, protein MTYEEIKLSFLKGGIRSYKVFQGHKLYSHTVTSENNQRLISKRVYLTKKRHYVYYERTDINWNYWDKGKEDSSFDPNQVEENNVFEVADDLKTFAKYLGKDIVEKLADKVQHGEIVEYLDI, encoded by the coding sequence ATGACTTATGAAGAAATCAAACTCAGTTTTTTGAAAGGCGGCATTCGTTCTTACAAAGTCTTTCAAGGGCATAAACTCTACTCTCATACTGTCACATCTGAGAACAATCAGAGGCTGATTTCGAAAAGGGTTTACTTAACAAAAAAGAGGCATTACGTCTACTATGAGCGGACAGATATTAATTGGAATTACTGGGATAAAGGCAAAGAAGACTCAAGTTTTGATCCCAATCAGGTTGAGGAAAATAATGTTTTTGAAGTTGCGGATGATTTGAAAACTTTTGCGAAATACTTGGGCAAAGACATTGTTGAGAAACTAGCTGATAAAGTTCAGCATGGCGAGATTGTCGAGTATTTGGATATTTAA
- a CDS encoding ABC transporter ATP-binding protein: protein MANTVISVSNLSKQFKAKKVLRDISFEVNEGDCIALIGPNGAGKTTLMSCMLGDIKTSSGQVLFKGQKNKPKAQVAVLLQENTIPSVLKVKELIVFFREIADDSLTEEEIRQLLQFSDQQYEQLAGKLSGGQRRLLAFILCLIGKPKVLFLDEPTAGMDTSTRQRFWEIVHDLKENGTTILYSSHYIEEVEHTADRILVLHQGQLIRDTTPFAMRSEDKEKQVTLSITYAQLVHSLDKVYDIEEKQDTVTFMTKDLEQIWSILQKQGCSISEIEIQNKTLLNTLFDSTKGEEA from the coding sequence ATGGCGAACACTGTTATAAGCGTTTCAAATTTATCCAAACAATTTAAGGCGAAAAAAGTTTTGAGGGACATTTCTTTTGAGGTTAATGAGGGCGACTGTATAGCGCTGATTGGACCAAATGGTGCAGGGAAGACAACCCTTATGTCTTGTATGTTAGGAGACATAAAGACTAGTTCAGGTCAAGTGCTTTTTAAAGGACAAAAAAATAAGCCCAAAGCTCAGGTAGCAGTTCTCCTACAGGAAAATACAATCCCTTCTGTCTTAAAAGTTAAGGAATTGATTGTATTCTTTAGGGAAATTGCAGATGATTCATTGACTGAAGAAGAAATTAGGCAATTATTGCAGTTTTCAGATCAGCAGTATGAGCAACTGGCTGGGAAATTATCTGGCGGTCAGCGTCGTCTCTTGGCTTTTATCCTTTGTCTGATTGGAAAACCTAAGGTTCTCTTTTTAGACGAGCCAACGGCAGGTATGGATACTTCCACACGGCAACGTTTCTGGGAGATTGTTCATGATTTGAAAGAAAATGGAACGACCATTCTCTATTCGTCTCATTATATTGAAGAAGTGGAGCATACAGCGGATCGCATTTTGGTCTTGCACCAAGGACAACTGATTCGGGATACGACCCCATTTGCCATGCGCAGTGAGGATAAAGAAAAACAAGTAACCTTATCTATTACTTATGCTCAGCTAGTTCATAGTCTTGATAAGGTCTACGACATAGAAGAAAAACAGGATACGGTAACCTTTATGACCAAGGATTTGGAACAAATATGGTCTATATTGCAGAAACAAGGTTGCAGTATTTCAGAGATTGAGATTCAAAATAAGACTCTATTAAATACCCTGTTTGATTCGACAAAAGGAGAAGAAGCATGA
- a CDS encoding ABC transporter permease, whose product MKALLKVEWIKTWRTWPMFIMAVGMPVGFFLIYSGMKMYDTTQGQTDFIRSFMITMTAFSMSSFGIFSFPYMLKEDQTNHWLSYLEHSRISIYKYYLSKIFRVLLNFLVSIIVTFMIGAFVRHVEMTPIRWIGTSLLLLMASLVFLALGLLIERIKSEQIMSIVGNIAFLGLAILGGSWMPITMFPDWVQSISKVSPIYHVNQLAVNFAQKGQLTWNSLFITLAYAIIVAGLALFIKQKQEVESV is encoded by the coding sequence ATGAAAGCATTATTAAAAGTTGAGTGGATTAAGACCTGGAGGACTTGGCCCATGTTCATCATGGCGGTTGGGATGCCAGTTGGTTTCTTTCTTATTTATTCAGGAATGAAGATGTATGACACAACACAAGGGCAGACAGATTTTATCAGATCATTTATGATTACTATGACCGCCTTTTCTATGTCGAGTTTTGGAATCTTTTCTTTCCCTTATATGCTTAAGGAAGACCAAACTAATCATTGGTTAAGCTATCTCGAACATTCTAGGATTTCCATTTATAAATATTATCTGTCAAAAATTTTTCGAGTTTTGCTGAATTTTTTAGTTTCTATTATTGTGACTTTTATGATTGGTGCTTTTGTTAGGCATGTGGAAATGACACCGATTCGCTGGATAGGAACAAGTTTACTGTTATTAATGGCTAGCTTAGTCTTTCTAGCTTTAGGGCTTTTGATTGAACGGATTAAATCCGAACAAATCATGTCTATTGTAGGGAATATTGCTTTTTTGGGTTTAGCCATTCTAGGGGGCTCTTGGATGCCTATTACTATGTTTCCAGACTGGGTACAGTCTATCTCTAAAGTTTCTCCCATTTATCACGTTAACCAATTAGCGGTCAATTTTGCTCAAAAAGGTCAGCTGACATGGAATTCCTTGTTTATTACACTGGCTTATGCCATAATAGTAGCAGGGCTTGCCCTATTCATTAAACAAAAACAAGAGGTTGAAAGTGTTTAG